The Zobellia alginiliquefaciens genome contains a region encoding:
- a CDS encoding response regulator, with protein MIDYSMISPLAYADDDEDDRMFFEEAMQEIFPNIKMNLFPNGKSLLTFIVSNLSAGILPRLIFLDLNMPVMNGIECLSELKKNKILTEIPVIIYSTSSSEGDKRKLMEMGAICFLTKETSLSRMQSQLKQIVEDLCQKELLPKTT; from the coding sequence ATGATTGATTATAGTATGATTAGCCCATTAGCTTATGCCGACGATGATGAAGACGATAGAATGTTCTTTGAGGAGGCGATGCAAGAAATATTTCCCAATATTAAAATGAATTTATTTCCTAATGGGAAATCACTGTTGACCTTTATCGTGTCTAATTTATCGGCTGGAATTCTTCCTAGATTAATTTTTTTAGATTTGAACATGCCCGTAATGAACGGAATCGAGTGTTTGTCCGAATTAAAAAAAAATAAAATATTGACTGAAATTCCTGTTATTATATATTCAACCTCTTCATCTGAGGGGGATAAGCGTAAACTTATGGAAATGGGAGCGATATGTTTTTTGACTAAAGAAACCTCCCTAAGTCGGATGCAGTCACAGTTAAAGCAAATCGTTGAGGATTTGTGCCAAAAAGAACTGTTACCAAAAACAACCTAA